AATCAACGTGAAGTCCTGAATCAGACTTTGGGAATTGATTTGCGAAGCAGGTTCGCGATTGCCGAAGACGGCGGAATCACTCCGTATCAATTTGAACTGGACAAGCTGATCGACGAAGCATGGCAGAACCGGACGGATTTGGAGATAGCGATGCTTCAGGCGAAGCAAGCCAAGGATAACGTCAAGTATTCGCGCGGTGCATATTTGCCGCGGGTTTCGATTGGCGCATCGCGCACGGCCAGTGAACAATCGGGAGCGGATCAGGCCTTTACATTGGACCCTCGCAACCGCAATACGACTTACTATTTGAGCTTGAATTGGAATATTTTCGACGGATTCGCGCGTGAGTACGACGTTGCTTCGAAGAAAGTAGCTTTGCGGCAGGCAGAGGAGACCGAACGCGAGCTGAAGCTGTCGGTGGACAGCGGCGTGCGCAAGGCATTCCGGGATTTGGAAACGGTTTACGACCAGATGCAGACGACGAACCGGAACAGAGAGCTTGCCAACCGGACGTTGGAGCTGGAGCGCGAGCGCTACAGACTGGGAGCGACCTCGGCTCTGTCGCTGCGCGACGCTCAGGTGACCTATGAAGGCGCCGAGACGGATCATTTGCAGAAGGAGCTGGAATATCAGTCGAGTCTGATTGCGCTGGAATTGGCTGTGGGGAAGAGCCTTCGGTAAGGGATGAAGGCAGAAGGACGAAGTCAGGAACGGCGGCTCAAATGAGTCGCCGTTTTTTGAGCGACTGGCGGTGTCGGAGACTCGGACTTTGCTTGACTTGATCAGCCTGCTCTGTGGGGCCCTGCGGGATGACGGGTGTTTCGCATGTTTGGCTCACTCTTAGTGATTGTAACCGCACTTAAAAAGATCCTTCACTACGTTCAGGATGACAAGTGTTTGGCTTCTTGGACTTCGTGGAAGTTGGTCGGCCTTGTTCGTAGGTACTTGCTCAAATAGCAGAAGGGGTACCTGCAGGAGGTGCCGCCGCAAGTCGTGCAAAGTGAAGAGCAGGGTACCCACACGCTTGATGATCGGTTCCGTTTCATCGACATAGGTCCTTACAGAGGACGACAGAATCGAAACAAGCCTTCAAAGATCGTTATGTGGAGGCGGCGACGCAAAAACCGCTTCACAAACGGTTGCAAGTTATTGGAATTTCGTGTATTATATAGGCTTGGGTTAATTCCCAAGCCTTTGTTTTTATTTGTTAGTCGAACATTACGCGGAGCAACTGGGTGTCTGATCGGTTATTTAAGGCTATTGAGGAGAGGGTTCAGTTGGTGCAGGACTATGTCCTCCACCCCCGGTACGTGAATTTATTTTCGCCCGAGGATATTCGGGAAGCGGTGACGTGCTATTTTGAGTCTGGCGGCAAGCGGTTGCGTCCGGCGGTCATGCTGTTTTGCTGCGGAGCCGTGGGCGGCGAAGAAGAGAAGGCCATCAGCGCGGCGGCAGCGGTGGAAATTTTCCACACATGGACGCTGGTGCATGACGACATCATCGACCGCGATCCGATGCGGCGCGGCGCCCCTACCGTACATGAGCGGTTTGCCAAGAAGCCGTCGACGATTGCGCGGTTCGGCCAGAACGGCGATTCGGAACACTACGGGATCTCGATAGCGGTGCTGACGGGCGACGTGCAGCACGGCTGGGGAATCAGTTTGATGACCGAACTGACACGCAAGTTCGGGATTGCGGCGGACGTGACATTGACTCTGATCAACGAACTGGACACTCGGGTGCTCTGCACGCTTGTGGAAGGCGAAGTGTTGGACGTACAGTATTCCAAAGAGCCGATTGGAAGTTTGACGAGTGAACAGATCGAAGACATGCTGTGGAAGAAGACCGGCGCGCTCTATGAGTTTGCCGGAGCTTCGGGAGCAGCGATCGGACTCAATACTCCGGATCTGAAACACTCGCTCGTGCGCACGCTGGAACAGTTTACGAGCGCATGCGGCGCGGCGTTTCAGTTGCAGGACGATATTCTGGGTATCATTGGCGACGAGAAGCTCTTAGGCAAACCCGTGGGAGCGGATATTCGCGAGGGCAAGCGGACCGTAATCGCGCGGGAGTCGTGGGTTCGGGCAGACGACAAACAAAAGAAACTGATCGACGAAACGCTGGGCAATGTGCACGCGTCGCAGGATCAGATCGAAGAAGTAACAAAGCTGTTTGTCAGCTTGGGGGGTATCGAAGAAACAGCGCGGCGCGCGCGGGCGCATGTGGAGCGCGGGATGAAATTTTTGGATCCGCTGCCGCAGACGAAGTACCGTGATTGGCTTGCGGATTGGGCGCATTTGATGATTGAACGAGAATTCTAAACTATGTGGCTGGCCACGCTCGCAGGAACGATAATCTATTTGGATACGTCTGTGATTGGGCAGACGCTCTTGGGTCAGCCGATTGTGGCATGTGTGCTGTACGGAATTTTGGTCGACCGGCCCGAAGTGGGTTTGTTCTTCGGAGTCTTGTTTGAACTTTTGTGGTTGGCCAATTTGCAGATTGGAGCCGCGAAATTCGCGGAAGGAAACGTCGGTGCCATCATTGCGACGGCGACAGCCGCGAGTGTCGCGCCTTCTGAAGTGACCGGCGAACCGGCGTGGATCGTATTATTATTATGTACCGCATTGGGATTAATTTTCGCGCACGTGGGACGCGAACTCGCACCGATTGTGCGACGAACGATGAACGGCATCTCGGCGCGGTTCGTTGAATCGTATACCGCAGGAAAATCCGGCGGACGTGAAATACTTGCGGCACTTGGAGTACACGTGCTGGCGGGAGCATCGCTGACTCTCTTGGGAGTCACGGTAGGACATTTTGTGCTGCGGCTTTACTTTGGGCAGTTTTATCCGCTTGGTCCGGGCGAGAGTATTGTTACAAGCACCGATCCGTTGTGTTCGGGAATGTGGCCGGGGCTTTTGGGAGCCTGCGCGGCCGCATCACTTTTGCAATTAGTGTCGCGCAGGGATTGGATTTGGAGTCTTGTGGTTGGGGGACTTCTGGGCTGGGTGCTTTTATGAGTGACGCGCCCAAACGTACGACGATTTTACTGCGCTCGCTGGCTCTGCAACTATTCTTGAATTACAAGACGATGCAGGGGCCGGGCTATTTGATGTCTCTCAGATCAGAGCTTTCCGACCACGATCCGGAGAAAACGCGGGCGGCGGGCAGTTTCATCAATGGGCACCCGGTGTTTTCAAGTATTGCACTCGGGGCATTGGCGAAGCGTCTGCGCGGGTCCGTGGACGCTGCGGCGGCCGCTGATATCTCTGAATGGAAGCGAACGCTTTCGACGCCGCTCGGATCCATCGGTGACAGTCTGATATGGGAACGCTTCAAGCCTGCGCTGCTTGCTTTGGCCGCAGGAATTCTGTTGCTGGGGAGCAACATTGCCGAAGGTTTGTGGGGCTGGCTTGTGCTGTTGATGATGCTAACTTACAATTTGGCGCTTTGGAATTTCCGCAACTGGGGATTCGAGCGGGGATTCGAGTTGGGCGAGACTGTCAGCGAGCTTGCCCTCCACCCTGCTCTGCCGAA
This region of Calditrichota bacterium genomic DNA includes:
- a CDS encoding PTS sugar transporter subunit IIC, which gives rise to MWLATLAGTIIYLDTSVIGQTLLGQPIVACVLYGILVDRPEVGLFFGVLFELLWLANLQIGAAKFAEGNVGAIIATATAASVAPSEVTGEPAWIVLLLCTALGLIFAHVGRELAPIVRRTMNGISARFVESYTAGKSGGREILAALGVHVLAGASLTLLGVTVGHFVLRLYFGQFYPLGPGESIVTSTDPLCSGMWPGLLGACAAASLLQLVSRRDWIWSLVVGGLLGWVLL
- a CDS encoding PTS system mannose/fructose/sorbose family transporter subunit IID — encoded protein: MSDAPKRTTILLRSLALQLFLNYKTMQGPGYLMSLRSELSDHDPEKTRAAGSFINGHPVFSSIALGALAKRLRGSVDAAAAADISEWKRTLSTPLGSIGDSLIWERFKPALLALAAGILLLGSNIAEGLWGWLVLLMMLTYNLALWNFRNWGFERGFELGETVSELALHPALPKVRKFLRVLGIVAASLVIAGTIKSSLGPSPTTWMQFCAGFLLMLGASKLRLNTLTVAFFAILFSFGIYFLNTQTHLLP
- a CDS encoding polyprenyl synthetase family protein, which gives rise to MSDRLFKAIEERVQLVQDYVLHPRYVNLFSPEDIREAVTCYFESGGKRLRPAVMLFCCGAVGGEEEKAISAAAAVEIFHTWTLVHDDIIDRDPMRRGAPTVHERFAKKPSTIARFGQNGDSEHYGISIAVLTGDVQHGWGISLMTELTRKFGIAADVTLTLINELDTRVLCTLVEGEVLDVQYSKEPIGSLTSEQIEDMLWKKTGALYEFAGASGAAIGLNTPDLKHSLVRTLEQFTSACGAAFQLQDDILGIIGDEKLLGKPVGADIREGKRTVIARESWVRADDKQKKLIDETLGNVHASQDQIEEVTKLFVSLGGIEETARRARAHVERGMKFLDPLPQTKYRDWLADWAHLMIEREF